A single window of Arvicola amphibius chromosome 15, mArvAmp1.2, whole genome shotgun sequence DNA harbors:
- the Gins3 gene encoding DNA replication complex GINS protein PSF3, whose translation MSEAYFPVESGALGPEENFLSLDDILMSQEKLPVRVEKPMPRLGAFFLERGADADSDQALPQGTKLEFPLWLAKGLFDNKWRILSVELPKMYQEGWRTVFSADANVVDLHKMGPHFYGFGSQLLHFNHPENTSISQSLLQTFIGRFRRIMDSSQNSYNEDTSALVARLDEMERGLFQIGQKGLNDFQSWEKGQASQITASSLVQNYKKRKFTNMED comes from the exons ATGTCGGAGGCTTATTTCCCAGTGGAGTCGGGCGCGCTGGGACCTGAGGAGAACTTCCTGTCCTTGGACGACATCCTCATGTCCCAGGAGAAGCTGCCGGTGCGCGTGGAGAAGCCCATGCCGCGCCTGGGCGCCTTCTTCCTGGAGCGGGGCGCGGACGCCGACTCGGACCAGGCGCTCCCGCAG GGCACAAAACTGGAGTTTCCCTTGTGGCTGGCTAAAGGACTCTTTGACAACAAGTGGCGTATCCTTTCTGTGGAACTTCCCAAGATGTACCAAGAGGGATGGAGGACTGTGTTCAGTGCGGATGCTAACGTCGTGGACCTCCACAAAATGGGGCCCCACTTCTATGGGTTCGGCTCCCAGCTTCTGCACTTTAACCATCCAGAGAATACATCTATCTCCCAGTCTCTGCTGCAG ACTTTTATTGGCCGGTTCCGCCGCATCATGGACTCCTCCCAGAATTCTTACAATGAAGACACATCTGCACTGGTAGCCAGGCTAGATGAGATGGAGAGGGGCTTATTTCAAATAGGGCAGAAAGGGCTGAATGACTTCCAGAGCTGGGAAAAGGGTCAGGCTTCTCAGATCACGGCATCCAGCCTCGTTCAGAATTATAAGAAGAGAAAATTCACTAATATGGAAGATTGA